The Desulfomicrobium orale DSM 12838 genome includes a window with the following:
- a CDS encoding acyltransferase family protein — protein sequence MPYIFFYSHTNTIIYLSGNFQDIWNSADIFTKIFITLSNICIYTQDIVMFLAVDPQNGSLYFTTRFSQEPIPLYKLLIIPQAWTLGVELTFYILAPFLVKRKTATLFIILILSIIIRIYALKIGYYRDPWNYRFFPFELSLFLCGAISYRIYYKIRIKKFMDYISPIITLLLIIAILIFQFIPLELVKKLFIYYIITAISIPFIFHSSRNSKIDRAIGELSYPIYIIHISIIWILYYFFNSYMEILNKKQLLCVPVIILSILFSILINKYIQRPIDNMRRR from the coding sequence ATACCCTATATATTTTTTTATAGCCATACCAACACTATTATTTATTTAAGCGGAAATTTTCAAGACATATGGAATTCTGCAGATATCTTTACAAAAATATTCATTACTCTCTCGAATATATGCATATACACACAAGATATCGTTATGTTTTTAGCAGTCGATCCACAAAATGGTTCTCTATACTTCACAACAAGGTTTTCTCAAGAACCAATCCCTCTATATAAACTCCTTATTATCCCACAAGCATGGACTCTTGGAGTAGAACTAACATTCTATATTCTCGCTCCATTTCTTGTGAAAAGAAAGACAGCAACTCTTTTCATTATATTAATATTAAGTATTATAATTAGAATATATGCCTTAAAAATTGGATACTACAGAGATCCATGGAATTACAGATTTTTTCCATTTGAATTATCACTATTTTTATGTGGAGCAATATCATATAGAATATATTATAAAATCAGAATAAAAAAATTTATGGATTATATATCTCCAATCATAACATTACTTTTAATTATAGCAATTTTAATATTCCAATTCATCCCCCTCGAATTGGTTAAAAAATTATTTATTTACTATATAATAACAGCCATATCAATACCATTCATATTCCATTCATCAAGAAATAGCAAAATAGATAGAGCAATAGGAGAACTTTCTTATCCTATATATATTATACATATATCCATAATATGGATTCTTTATTATTTTTTTAATTCCTATATGGAAATTCTAAATAAAAAACAGCTACTTTGCGTCCCAGTAATAATATTATCCATCCTCTTTTCAATCCTAATAAATAAATACATTCAAAGACCTATTGATAATATGCGAAGAAGATAA